A single genomic interval of Spinacia oleracea cultivar Varoflay chromosome 6, BTI_SOV_V1, whole genome shotgun sequence harbors:
- the LOC130462914 gene encoding uncharacterized protein, whose translation MFNQQFASSRCLEKQTSDLYRMVQHPDKPLKDYIARFIREKVIVPECDVLTAIEAFRQGLYGETDLWRDLIKYPCKTFEDAQAKAMAQVRLEETLYSRKGTNNYTKMDRLLPYPKRSNDRPTPYSRPQHVAMMGKAVQWPPKSSKPESKKDPSKWCDFHADIGHTTNKCVALRIEVAYLLKNGYLKDVMSDKARGVVNKDNSNSPS comes from the exons ATGTTTAATCAGCAGTTTGCAAGTAGCAGGTGTTTGGAGAAGCAAACAAGCGACCTATATCGTATGGTTCAACACCCAGACAAACCTCTGAAGGATTACATAGCccggttcatcagggagaaggtgaTTGTACCTGAGTGTGACGTCCTAACGGCAATCGAAGCGTTCAGGCAAGGGCTGTATGGCGAGACCGACCTATGGAGAGATCTGATCAAATATCCTTGCAAGACGTTCGAAGACGCCCAAGCCAAGGCAATGGCTCAAGTCAGGTTGGAAGAGACTCTCTACTCTAGGAAGGGAACTAACAACTACACCAAGATGGACAGATTACTACCCTATCCCAAGAGAAGCAATGATCGTCCTACcccttattcccgacctcaacatGTAGCAATG atggggaaagcagtgcagTGGCCACCGAAATCCAGTAAACCCGAATCAAAGAAGGATCCCTCAAAATGGTGTGACTTTCACGCTGACATCGGTCACACTACCAACAAATGCGTGGCCTTAAGAATAGAGGTGGCTTACTTACTGAAGAACGGATACCTcaaggacgtcatgtcagacAAAGCTCGTGGCGTCGTCAACAAAGACAACTCCAACTCCCCTTCTTGA